The Bradyrhizobium diazoefficiens genome contains the following window.
CGCGACAAGGCCACGATCGAGGCGCTCCAGCAGATGCGGACGGCCGTGCTCGAGAAGCGGCATCTGGCAACCGCGGCCGAGTTCGGACCGCGCTTCCTGCACTCCACGGGGCAGGCCTACAAGGGCGGGCCCGACAGCGGCGTGTTCCTCCAGATCACCGCTGACGATGCCAAGGACCTGGCCGTGCCCGGCCAGAAGGCGAGCTTCGGCGTGATCAAGGCGGCGCAGGCCCGCGGCGATTTCGACGTGCTCACCGAGCGCGGCCGGCGCGCGCTCCGGGTGCACCTGAAGGGTCCGCTCAAGAAAGGTCTCGCCGCACTCAATGCCGCTCTCACGGATGCGCTGAATTAAAGAGGATATCGCAAATGCAACTCGGCATGATCGGCCTCGGCCGGATGGGCGGCAACATCGTTCGCCGGCTGATGCGCCACGGCCATTCGACCGTGGTCTATGACAAGGATGCCAAGGCCGTCGCCGGCCTGGCCGCGGACGGCGCAGTGGGCTCCGCGACGCTCGAAGAGTTCATCGCAAAACTAGAGCGGCCGCGGACGGCTTGGGTGATGCTGCCCGCCGGCCGCATCACCGAGACGACGATCGACACGATCGCGGGCGTGATGCAGGACGGCGATGTCGTCATCGACGGTGGCAACACCTTCTGGCAGGACGACGTCCGCCGCGGCAAGGCCTTGAAAGATCGCGGCATCCATTATGTCGACGTCGGCACCTCCGGCGGCGTCTGGGGGCTCGACCGCGGCTATTGCATGATGATCGGTGGCGAGAAGCCGGTGGTCGACCGGCTCGATCCGATCTTCGCGGCACTGGCCCCCGGTGCCGGCGACATTCCCCGCACAGAGGGACGTGAGGGGCGCGATCACCGCATCGAACAGGGCTACATCCATGCCGGCCCCGTTGGCGCCGGCCACTTCGTCAAGATGATCCACAACGGCATCGAGTACGGCCTGATGCAGGCCTATGCCGAAGGGTTCGACATTCTCAAGAATGCCAACATCGAGGCCTTGCCGGCGGACCATCGCTACAATTTCGACCTCGCCGACATCGCCGAAGTCTGGCGGCGCGGCTCCGTGATCCCGTCCTGGCTGCTCGACCTCACCTCGACCGCACTCGCCGACAACCCGACGCTGTCGGAATATTCCGGCTTCGTCGAAGATTCCGGCGAAGGTCGCTGGACCGTGAATGCGGCGATCGACGAGGCCGTGCCGGCCGAGGTCCTGACCGCGGCGCTGTACGCACGTTTCCGTTCCCGCAAGGAACACACCTTCGCCGAAAAAATTCTCTCCGCGATGCGCGCGGGTTTCGGCGGCCACAAGGAGCCGAAGCAGCCGGACGCTTCGAAACCGAAGTAGCCTCGAAGCCAAGTAATAGCAACAACGCGAAGGTCGAGCATTCGTGACAAAAGACCAGCAGCCCAAGCGCAAGCCGGAGAATTGCGCCTTCGTCATTTTCGGTGCCACCGGTGATCTCACGCACCGGCTCGTGATCCCGTCGCTTTACAATCTTGCCGCAGAACATTTGCTCCCGGAGAAGTTTTGCGTCGTCGGTGTGGGCCGCAACGCCATGTCGGACGACGAGCTCCGCGACAGTCTGATGAAAGGGCTGCGCGAATTCGCGACTCGTCCCGTGGACGATGATATCGCGAAGAAACTCCTGGAGCGCGTGAGCTTCGTCGAAGCCGATGCGAACGACCCGCCGTCATTCGACCGACTGCACGCGCATCTCGACACCCTGGAATGTGCGCAGGACACCGGCGGCAATCGCCTGTTTTATCTGGCGACCCCGCCCGCTGCGTTCGCACCGACCGCGCGCGAACTCGGCCGCACCGGCATGATGAAGGAGAACGGCGTCTGGCGGCGGCTGGTGATCGAAAAGCCGTTCGGCACTGATCTCGCCTCGGCGCGCGCGCTCAACGCCGAACTCCTGAAGATTATGGACGAGCACCAGATCTACCGGATTGATCATTACCTCGGCAAGGAGACGGTGCAGAACATTCTGGTGCTACGCTTCGCCAACGGCATGTTCGAGCCGATCTGGAATCGCAACCACATCGACCATATCCAGATCACGGTGGAGGAGAAGCTCGGCGTCGGCCATCGCGGCGGCTTCTACGATGCCACCGGAGCGCTGCGCGACATGGTGCCGAACCATCTGTTCCAGTTGATGTCGCTGGTCGCGATGGAGCCACCCGCGCGTTTCGACGCGCACTCCGTGCGCTCCGAGAAGGCCGAAGTCCTCGCCGCGGTCCAGCAACCCAATGAAGAGGAAGCGCTGAGAAACTCGGTGCGCGCGCAATATCTTGCGGGCCGGATCGGCGACGACGAAATCCCGGACTACCGCAAGACCGAGGACGTCAAGGCGGGCAGCACCACAGAGACCTTTGTCGCGCTCAAATTGATGATCGACAATTGGCGGTGGGCCGGCGTACCGTTCTATTTGCGCACCGGCAAGGCACTGGGGCACAAGCGCACCGAGGTCGCAATCAAGTTCAAGCAGGCACCGCTGTCGATGTTCAACGGCACGACCGTTGACCGTCTCTCGCAAAACTTCCTCACCATCGGCATCGCGCCGACCGAGACCATCGAGCTTCAGTTCAACGCCAAGATCCCGGGACCGAGCATCACCATCGACGGCGTCGAGATGAAGTTCAAGTACGGAGACTATTTCCGCGCCGATCCCTCCACCGGCTACGAGACGCTGATCTACGACTGCATGATCGGCGACAACATCCTGTTCCAGCGCGCCGACGGCATCGAGGCCGGATGGGAGGCGGTGCAGCCGTTCCTCGATGCGTGGAAGAACGCGGGCACCAACGGCATCGAGACCTATAAGGCCGGCAGCGACGGCCCGGCCTGCGCCGACGAACTGCTGCGGCGCGACGGCCGCAGCTGGCGGAAGTTTTCGTGATGGCCGCCGCCGACCAGCCCAAGCTGATCGTCGTCGCCGATGCCGATACCCTCGCCCAGGCCGCCGCCGAACGGGTGATGGCACGGATTGCAGCCCATCCCGGTCGGATCGCTATCTGCCTCACCGGCGGATCGAGCCCGAAGAAGCTGTATCAGCTGCTCGGCAGCGACGCCTGGCGCGGCAAGATCCCGTGGGATCGCGTGCACTGGTTCATTGGCGACGAGCGTTTTGTCGCCGAGAGCGATCCCCTCAACAACATGGCGGTCGCGCGCGCCACGTTTCTCGACCGCAACGCGCCCGCCGACCATATCCATCCGATTCCGACGGCGGCCGAAAATCCCGATGCCAGTGCCGCGGCCTATGCGCGCGAGCTGCAGTCCTTCTACGGCGCCGAAAGCCTCGATCCAGCGCGACCGCTGTTCGACATGGTCCTGATGGGCGTGGGCCCGGACGGCCACACCGCTTCGCTGTTTCCCGGCTACCCCGAGATCAATGAGACCGAGCGCTGGGTCGTCGGCGTGCCCAAGGCCAATGTCGCCCCGTTCGTGCCGCGGATCTCGCTGACGCTGCCCGCTTTGGCGTCCTGCCGCGAAATGCTGTTCGAGATTGCGGGCCACGACAAGCAACCGATCTTGACGCGCCTCCTTAATGGCGAGACTCTGCCGGCCGTACGCGCGCGCTCGAATGGTGAGACCGTCTGGCTGGTCGACCAGGCCGCGCTTCCGGAGGGAATTCGTGGCGGGCGTTAAAGCACCTTGTGCGTTGATCGTGATGGGCGTATCGGGCTCGGGCAAGAGCACAATTGCGGAACTACTCGGAAAGCGCCTCGGCTGGCGATTCGAGGACGGCGACAGCTTTCACCCCGCCAGCAATGTCGCGAAAATGAAGGCCGGCCACCCGCTCACCGACGAGGACCGCTGGCCCTGGCTCAACGCCATCGCCGACGAAATCGCGCGGACCTGCGACAAGGGCGAGCAAATCATCATCGCCTGCTCGGCGTTGAAGCACACCTATCGCGACGTGCTGCTGCGCGGACGCGATGACGTGCGCTTCGTGTTCCTGAAGGGCACGCAAGAGCTGATCGCCGACCGGCTCGCACACCGCAAGGGCCATTTCATGCCGCCCGGGCTCCTGACCAGCCAGTTCAACACGCTGGAGCCGCCGGAGGCAAGCGAGCATGTCATCACGGCTTCGATCGACGAGACCGTCGAGGCGATCGTGGACGGCATCGTGCGGCAGCTCAAAATCGACGGCGGGACAAGCAAGGCCATCACATGACGAAAATCTCACTGGTCGTCTCCGACGTCGACGGCACGCTGCTGACCAAGGACAAGACGCTGACCGAACGCGCGAGGTCCGCAGTGCAGCGGCTGCACCAGGCCGGCATCGGCTTCACCATCACCTCCAGCCGCCCCGCCATCGGCATGCGCTTCCTGATCGAGCCGCTGGCGCTGTGGCTGCCGGTCGGCCCGTTCAACGGCTCCTCGATCATCGACCCCGAGATGAGGCCGGTCGAGCAGCATCTGATTCCCAAAAGCGCGGCCGAGCGGTCCTTGCAGATCCTCCGCGACTACGGCGCCGACGTCTGGCTGTTCACCGCCGACAAATGGCTGATTGACAACCCCAACGGCAGCTACGTCGCGCACGAGCAGCACACGATCCGCTCCGATCCCACCATCGTGACCGATTTCTCGCCGTATCTTGCGAGCGCCTGTAAGATCGTCGGCGCCAGCGCCGATGCGGCGGGCCTCGAGGCTTGCGAAAAGGCGATGCAGGAAGCGCTCGGCAGCGAGGCGACCGCGGTCCGCTCGCAGACCTATTATCTCGACATCACCCCGCCCGGCTTCAACAAGGGCACGTTCGTGCAGGCCATGGCCAAGCGCCTCGGCATTTCCACCGATGCCGTCGCCACCATCGGCGACATGCAGAATGATCTCGCGATGTTCCGCGTCAGCGGCACCTCGATCGCCATGGGCAATGCCACCGACAGCGTCAAGGACCTGGCCACCCACGTCACCGCGACCAACGAGCAGGACGGGTTTGCGGAAGCGATAGAGATGATCTTGAAGCGGAACGGGGTCGCTTAAGTTACTGCTTCGACCGCTGCATCGCCGGCTTCTCGCTCGCGTGCCGCGCCGCCGAGAGATTGTGCGCGGTGTTGATCAGCGCGATGTGGGTCAGCGCCTGTGGGAAATTTCCGGTCTGGCGGCGCGCGACGGAATCATATTCCTCGGCCAATAGTCCGACATCGTTCGCGAGCGCCGCGATACGATCGAACAGCGCCTGCGCCTTGTCGAGATTGCCAGAGAGCACGTAGGCGTCGGCCAGCCACAAGGTGCAGGCCAGAAATGCGCCCTCGATCGGCTGCTTCTCCTCGGAAATCTCGCGGGGATCATGCCGGAGCACGAAGCCGTCGCGCATCATGTGCTTCTCGACGGCTGCGATGGTGCCGCGGATGCGCGGGTCGTGGGCCGGCAGAAAGCCGACCGCCGGCAAAAGCAGCAAGCTGGCATCGCACATTTTTGAACCATAGGACTCGACGAAGGCACCCTCCTCAGGGTCAAAGCCCCTGTGGCAGACGTCACGATGAATGGCGTCGCGGAGCGCGCGCCAATGCAGGAGCGGCGCCTTGAAGCCGAAGGTCTCGGCGCTCTTGATGCCGCGGTCGAAAGCAACCCAAGTCATGACCTTGGAGAAGACGTAGTGCCTGGGCTGCCCGCGGCGCTCCCAGATGCCGTGATCGGGCTGGTCCCAGACCTCGGCGAGATGGCTGAGCACATTGCACTCCATCGCCCAGGTCTCGTCGTCGAGCTTGAGCTTGGCCATACGCGACTGATGGAAGGCGTCGATTAATTCGCCGTAAACGTCGAGCTGGAGCTGCGCATGCGCGGCGTTGCCGACGCGCACGGGCTGCGCACCTTCATAGCCGTCGAGCCAGCCTGCTTCCCATTCCAAGAGCCGCCGCTGGCCCCAGATACCGTACATGATCTGCATGTTGGCGGGCGAACCGGCAGCCGCGCGCAGCAGCCAATTGTGCCAGGCCGAGGCTTCCTCGGTATAGCCCGAGTTCATCAGCGCCAGCAGGGTGAAGGTAGCGTCGCGCAGCCAGCAGAAGCGGTAGTCCCAATTCCTGGCGCCGCCAAGTTTTTCCGGCAATGAAGTGGTGGGCGCGGCGACAATGCCGCCGGTCGGAGCGAAGGTCAGGGCCTTCAGTGTGATCAGCGAACGCAGGATGAGATCGTGATACTCGCCGTCGCGCGTGCACCGGCTGCACCATTCCTTCCAGAATGCCTCGGTCTCCTGGAGCGCAACCTCCGGATCGATCGGTTCAGGCGGATGGAGATGCGAGGGACCATAGGTCAGCACGAACGGCACGGTCTCGCCGGCCGTCACCTCGAATTCGGAGACTGTCGTGAGATCTTCGCCGCGGATCTTGGCGGGCGTCCGCAGCACCGTCATGTCCTGGCCGGCGATCGCCAGCAGCGATCCATCCTCGCAACGGCGCACCCAGGGCACGTCGACGCCGAAACCAAAGCGGATGATGAGCTCCATCCGCATCTTCACCGAACCACTGATACCTCGGACCAGCCGCACGATGTCGGACGCCTTGCCCCGCGGCGGCATGAAGTCGATCAGCACAACGGTACCGCCCTTCGTCTCGAAGCGCGTCTCGAGGATCAGGGTGTTGCCGAGATAGCAGCGGGACGTTGCCGTGATGTCTTCGTTCGGCGCGATCAGCCAGCGGCCGTTCTTGTGGGTGCCGAGGATGGCGGCAAAGCAGGCGTCGGAATCGAAGGCCGGCCAGCACAGCCAGTCGATCGAGCCGTTGCGCCCGACTAGCGCTGCGGTCTCGCAGTCGCCGATCAAAGCATAGTCTTCGATCTTCTCTGACAATGTTTCGCGAGCCTGGAGACGTTTTGCGAGCCTGAAAACCTTCGGCCGTTCAACTCCCGCCCGCCATGGAACGTTCCCGCGTCGCGGCCTTCAAAGCCTTAAGATCGACCTTGGACGCGATCTTGTCGAGCGTAACCGGCAGGCGCTGGCGCCAGTTCGGATGCTCGTCGATCGTGCCGGGAATGTTGGGCTGGTCGATTACGCCGAGCAGGTCTTCCAGCGACACCGCCAGCAGCCGCGACGGCGTGCGCGACAGGAAGCCAAGCACCGAATAGAGGTCGTTGGTATTGATGCCGTTCTGGCGCAAAATCTCGTCGAGCTGGCCGAGCGCATCCCAGCGCGCCTGATCGTCCTCGCCGGGATCGAGCCCGAGCGACAGCTTCATCCTGAGATCGCTGAAGGAGCGCCAGCCGGCATAGGTGCAGAGATCATGCGTGTTCAGCGTCACCAGCGCATTGGGCCGGTAATGGTCGATGTTGCGAAAATGGCCGGCATCGTCCCGCTCGAACATCATGACAAGATAGGACCAGATGCCGAAATCCTGCATGGTCTCGCGAAAACCTTCCGGCACGGTGCCGAGGTCTTCGCCGATCACGATGCATTGATGGGTGACGCTCTCGCGGACGACCGCAGCCAGCAGCGCCTCGAGCGGCATCTGCACATAGGCGCCGTTGTCGGGCTTGAAGCCGCGCGGCACCAGATAAAGCCGCTTCAGCCCCAGCACGTGATCGAGCCGGATCGCACCGGCATGCCGCATCGAGGCGGCCAGCATGTTGGCGAACGGCACGAAAGATTGCGCCTCGAGACCGCCCGCATTGAAGCCGGCCAGGCCCCAATCCTGGCCAACGGTGTTGAGCACGTCGGGCGGCGCGCCGACCGCAAGGTGGCGGGAAATCGCCGTCTGCTCGTTCCAGGCGTCGAAGCCGTTGGACTGGACGCCGACGGCGACGTCGAGATAGAGCCCGACCCGCATGCCGAGCTCGGAGGCAAGCTCCTTGGCCGCGCGCAACTGCAAATCCGCAGTCCATTGCACGAATTCGACGAACTCGACCTCGCGTTTGTCTCGACCGTTGCGCAAGCCCGCGCATTTGGTCTCGTCCGGTTGCTGCCATTCTACCGGCCATTCCCACCACGGCCCGTTGAAATGATGCCGCAGCACCTCGAAACAGGCAAAGCGGGACAACAACGGCGCCCGGTCCGCGCGGAAGGCATCGAACTGATTGCGGCGGACACCGCTCGCGCTTTTCACGAAGCTGTCAAATGCCGCGCGCAAGCCCAGCCATTTCAGCGCCGCCATGTCCACGTAGGGCACGCGATCGCCTTCACGAAGCCGCGCGGCGGTTGCCGCAGCATCGGGGACGAGATCGGCCGAAAACTCCGGGATCGCCTCGACGTCGATATAGAGCGGGTTGAGAAACAGCCGGCTGTTCGGCGAATACGGGCTGCAATCGCCCGGCTGGTTGTCGAACAGCACATGCAGCGGATTGAGCCCGACGCCATCGGCACCCAATTGCTTGGCGAGCCTGACCAGGCCGGCCAGGTCGGTGAAATCGCCGATGCCCCAATTGCGGTCGGAGCGGACGCTGTAGAGCTGCACGGCCAACAGCCAGCCGCGGTCGAAATCGCCGCCGAAGGCCCGCTCCGGTGCCACAATCATCGGCACCTCTTCCGACACGCCCTTGGAATCTGTCAGCGTCAGCCGGTGATAACCAAGCGGCAGGCCGGCGGGCCAGGCGATCACAGGTTCGCGGGTCTCGCCTTGCGCGATCACGTTAGGTTTGCCGCGGATATGGCCGTTGCCAGTGACTTGCCATTGCAGCGGCGCAGCACCGAGGGCCGCCAGTTCGGTGCGCGGATTGCCCAGGGCACGCACCACGACCGGCCCGTTGACGAAACGATAGACTCGCTTCTCCGGCAGGGCATCGAGGATGGATTTGAGCGCCTCGGGCGCGGTGACCCGCAGCTTTCCCAGGGCATCGACGAATTCGGATTGAACGCCCTTGATCCGGGCTTGAGCTAAAAGATCCATTCGGCACGCAGCTTGCAGGCCATCTTCTGGCCGGGGGCATCGATTTTAACGAGGTCGCGGAAGACGTTAGTCAGGGTTAAGTCGCAAACCGCGGCTGCCGTTCCCAAGGGGAACTAATGACACACAAGCGGCTTTCTATATAGGTATCAAGCGTAGGTTCCCGACAAGGGAAACGGGCCCTGCTTTCTTGTCAATGGCATCACCGTGAACAAGACAATTCAAACTGTCGAGAGTGCCGCTGCCGGCAGCGCTTTCCTGATCGAAGACGTCTATCCTTCGGTCGATGGCGGCCGCTTCGCCGTGAAGCGGATCGCGGGCGATCGGGTCGAGGTGTGGGCCGACATCTACCGCGACGGCGACGCCACAATCAGCGCCGCGCTGATCTGGCGTGGCGAACAGGACCGGGAATGGCGGCGCGAACCAATGACCCATCACATTGATGACCGCTGGTCCGGCGCGTTCGTGCCCACCGAGCCCGGCCAATATGTCTATGCCATCGAAGCCTGGACCGACGAATTTGCCACCTGGCGTCACGGGCTCGAACGCAAGCAGCTCTCCGGCGGCGACGTCACGCTCGATGCGATCGAGGGCGCCGGCCTGCTGACCAAGGCGCATGGCGCGCGGCAGGATGCCGCAGCCGTCATCATCAGGCAATGCGAGGACTATCTCGGCAGCGGCGATGTCGCGCCGCTGCTTGCGGCCGAGCTCGGCGAGGCCATGGCCGAAAGCCAGGCGCGGCCCGACCTGACCCGCTCGCCGAACTTCCCGTTGGTCATCGATCGCGACAAGGCGCGCTTCAGTGCCTGGTATCAGATGATGCCGCGTAGCCAAAGCGCAGTGCCGGGCCAGCACGGCACGTTGCGCGACTGTATCGCGCGCGTGCCCGACATCGCGGCGATGGGTTTTGACGTGCTGTATTTCACCCCGATCCACCCGATCGGCCGCACCCGCCGCAAGGGCCGCAACAATGCGCCGGTGGCAACCGAGGGCGATCCCGGCTCGCCCTATGCGATCGGCTCAGCCGAAGGCGGGCATGATGCGCTGCATCCCGAGCTCGGTACCATTGAGGATTTCCGCGCGCTGGTGGCGACCTGCCTCGAATACGGCATCGAGCTCGCGCTCGATTTCGCCGTGCAATGCTCGCCGGATCATCCCTGGCTGACGCAGCACCCGGAATGGTTCAAATGGCGGCCGGACCGGTCGGTGCGAACGGCGGACGGCCCCTATTCAGATATCGTCATCCCCGATTTCGCCTCTGTCGACAGGATCGGGCTGTGGAACGCATTCCGCGACGCTATGCTGTTCTGGATCGACCATGGTGTGACCATTTTCGCAATCGACAATCACGACACGGCGCCGCTTCCGTTCTGGGAGTGGCTGATCCGCGACATTCGCCAGCGGCATCCCGACGTGATCCTGTTCTCGAAGACGTTCGCGCGACCGAAGCTGATGAAGGGGCTCGCGAAGCTCGGCTTTGCGCAGTCCTTCACCTATTTCCCCTGGCGGACGGAGAAGCAGGAGCTGGAGCAATATCTCGGCGAACTCACCCGCTATCCCGCGCGGGACTTCTATCGTCCGAACCTGTTCGTCAACACGCCGGACCTGCTGCCCTATCAT
Protein-coding sequences here:
- the gnd gene encoding phosphogluconate dehydrogenase (NAD(+)-dependent, decarboxylating) is translated as MQLGMIGLGRMGGNIVRRLMRHGHSTVVYDKDAKAVAGLAADGAVGSATLEEFIAKLERPRTAWVMLPAGRITETTIDTIAGVMQDGDVVIDGGNTFWQDDVRRGKALKDRGIHYVDVGTSGGVWGLDRGYCMMIGGEKPVVDRLDPIFAALAPGAGDIPRTEGREGRDHRIEQGYIHAGPVGAGHFVKMIHNGIEYGLMQAYAEGFDILKNANIEALPADHRYNFDLADIAEVWRRGSVIPSWLLDLTSTALADNPTLSEYSGFVEDSGEGRWTVNAAIDEAVPAEVLTAALYARFRSRKEHTFAEKILSAMRAGFGGHKEPKQPDASKPK
- a CDS encoding maltotransferase domain-containing protein — protein: MNKTIQTVESAAAGSAFLIEDVYPSVDGGRFAVKRIAGDRVEVWADIYRDGDATISAALIWRGEQDREWRREPMTHHIDDRWSGAFVPTEPGQYVYAIEAWTDEFATWRHGLERKQLSGGDVTLDAIEGAGLLTKAHGARQDAAAVIIRQCEDYLGSGDVAPLLAAELGEAMAESQARPDLTRSPNFPLVIDRDKARFSAWYQMMPRSQSAVPGQHGTLRDCIARVPDIAAMGFDVLYFTPIHPIGRTRRKGRNNAPVATEGDPGSPYAIGSAEGGHDALHPELGTIEDFRALVATCLEYGIELALDFAVQCSPDHPWLTQHPEWFKWRPDRSVRTADGPYSDIVIPDFASVDRIGLWNAFRDAMLFWIDHGVTIFAIDNHDTAPLPFWEWLIRDIRQRHPDVILFSKTFARPKLMKGLAKLGFAQSFTYFPWRTEKQELEQYLGELTRYPARDFYRPNLFVNTPDLLPYHLQSGEAWAFKSRVALAAMLSGNYGLYSGFELLEHEAVPGHEEYQDSEKYQIRQRDWDKPGNIKPYIAALNRIRNDNAALQQTTNLRSLGVDDGETIAFVKEAAEPANTIVVAIALSRHAREFWLPLGDLTILVDGECRHVTTLENLLTGEQSRIEWGGIKLRIDPDRDPALLFRCLA
- the zwf gene encoding glucose-6-phosphate dehydrogenase, with the translated sequence MTKDQQPKRKPENCAFVIFGATGDLTHRLVIPSLYNLAAEHLLPEKFCVVGVGRNAMSDDELRDSLMKGLREFATRPVDDDIAKKLLERVSFVEADANDPPSFDRLHAHLDTLECAQDTGGNRLFYLATPPAAFAPTARELGRTGMMKENGVWRRLVIEKPFGTDLASARALNAELLKIMDEHQIYRIDHYLGKETVQNILVLRFANGMFEPIWNRNHIDHIQITVEEKLGVGHRGGFYDATGALRDMVPNHLFQLMSLVAMEPPARFDAHSVRSEKAEVLAAVQQPNEEEALRNSVRAQYLAGRIGDDEIPDYRKTEDVKAGSTTETFVALKLMIDNWRWAGVPFYLRTGKALGHKRTEVAIKFKQAPLSMFNGTTVDRLSQNFLTIGIAPTETIELQFNAKIPGPSITIDGVEMKFKYGDYFRADPSTGYETLIYDCMIGDNILFQRADGIEAGWEAVQPFLDAWKNAGTNGIETYKAGSDGPACADELLRRDGRSWRKFS
- the malQ gene encoding 4-alpha-glucanotransferase; this encodes MDLLAQARIKGVQSEFVDALGKLRVTAPEALKSILDALPEKRVYRFVNGPVVVRALGNPRTELAALGAAPLQWQVTGNGHIRGKPNVIAQGETREPVIAWPAGLPLGYHRLTLTDSKGVSEEVPMIVAPERAFGGDFDRGWLLAVQLYSVRSDRNWGIGDFTDLAGLVRLAKQLGADGVGLNPLHVLFDNQPGDCSPYSPNSRLFLNPLYIDVEAIPEFSADLVPDAAATAARLREGDRVPYVDMAALKWLGLRAAFDSFVKSASGVRRNQFDAFRADRAPLLSRFACFEVLRHHFNGPWWEWPVEWQQPDETKCAGLRNGRDKREVEFVEFVQWTADLQLRAAKELASELGMRVGLYLDVAVGVQSNGFDAWNEQTAISRHLAVGAPPDVLNTVGQDWGLAGFNAGGLEAQSFVPFANMLAASMRHAGAIRLDHVLGLKRLYLVPRGFKPDNGAYVQMPLEALLAAVVRESVTHQCIVIGEDLGTVPEGFRETMQDFGIWSYLVMMFERDDAGHFRNIDHYRPNALVTLNTHDLCTYAGWRSFSDLRMKLSLGLDPGEDDQARWDALGQLDEILRQNGINTNDLYSVLGFLSRTPSRLLAVSLEDLLGVIDQPNIPGTIDEHPNWRQRLPVTLDKIASKVDLKALKAATRERSMAGGS
- a CDS encoding HAD family hydrolase, producing MTKISLVVSDVDGTLLTKDKTLTERARSAVQRLHQAGIGFTITSSRPAIGMRFLIEPLALWLPVGPFNGSSIIDPEMRPVEQHLIPKSAAERSLQILRDYGADVWLFTADKWLIDNPNGSYVAHEQHTIRSDPTIVTDFSPYLASACKIVGASADAAGLEACEKAMQEALGSEATAVRSQTYYLDITPPGFNKGTFVQAMAKRLGISTDAVATIGDMQNDLAMFRVSGTSIAMGNATDSVKDLATHVTATNEQDGFAEAIEMILKRNGVA
- a CDS encoding glycoside hydrolase family 15 protein → MSEKIEDYALIGDCETAALVGRNGSIDWLCWPAFDSDACFAAILGTHKNGRWLIAPNEDITATSRCYLGNTLILETRFETKGGTVVLIDFMPPRGKASDIVRLVRGISGSVKMRMELIIRFGFGVDVPWVRRCEDGSLLAIAGQDMTVLRTPAKIRGEDLTTVSEFEVTAGETVPFVLTYGPSHLHPPEPIDPEVALQETEAFWKEWCSRCTRDGEYHDLILRSLITLKALTFAPTGGIVAAPTTSLPEKLGGARNWDYRFCWLRDATFTLLALMNSGYTEEASAWHNWLLRAAAGSPANMQIMYGIWGQRRLLEWEAGWLDGYEGAQPVRVGNAAHAQLQLDVYGELIDAFHQSRMAKLKLDDETWAMECNVLSHLAEVWDQPDHGIWERRGQPRHYVFSKVMTWVAFDRGIKSAETFGFKAPLLHWRALRDAIHRDVCHRGFDPEEGAFVESYGSKMCDASLLLLPAVGFLPAHDPRIRGTIAAVEKHMMRDGFVLRHDPREISEEKQPIEGAFLACTLWLADAYVLSGNLDKAQALFDRIAALANDVGLLAEEYDSVARRQTGNFPQALTHIALINTAHNLSAARHASEKPAMQRSKQ
- the pgl gene encoding 6-phosphogluconolactonase encodes the protein MAAADQPKLIVVADADTLAQAAAERVMARIAAHPGRIAICLTGGSSPKKLYQLLGSDAWRGKIPWDRVHWFIGDERFVAESDPLNNMAVARATFLDRNAPADHIHPIPTAAENPDASAAAYARELQSFYGAESLDPARPLFDMVLMGVGPDGHTASLFPGYPEINETERWVVGVPKANVAPFVPRISLTLPALASCREMLFEIAGHDKQPILTRLLNGETLPAVRARSNGETVWLVDQAALPEGIRGGR
- a CDS encoding gluconokinase, whose product is MAGVKAPCALIVMGVSGSGKSTIAELLGKRLGWRFEDGDSFHPASNVAKMKAGHPLTDEDRWPWLNAIADEIARTCDKGEQIIIACSALKHTYRDVLLRGRDDVRFVFLKGTQELIADRLAHRKGHFMPPGLLTSQFNTLEPPEASEHVITASIDETVEAIVDGIVRQLKIDGGTSKAIT